The bacterium genome has a segment encoding these proteins:
- a CDS encoding GNAT family N-acetyltransferase gives MESISVAPFCYKDTEKLIALWNRCLPIDGITLDIFERKILLDPNFDIDGLQVAKTESGQLVGFMYGVVFRVPLEGAGMLEDLGWITAAGVDPDFRHRGIGLKLWTAVESFFKARNRKIIAIATYAPNYFVPGIDIHAYPEAVQFFEKVGFKITARPLSMDAHIWQFTIPEKILETEKRLLQEGIRIQKYERKYLIPYLEFMRKDMPGNWIRIARENLTLLTYGRFKEEQIFLAIKGDDEIIGYCQYEEEHFGPFGVSDRYQGKGIGQVLLARTIEQMRNRGHHNAWLLWTDDKASVVYSKVGFKESRRYVVMKKEL, from the coding sequence ATGGAATCCATATCAGTTGCACCATTTTGTTATAAAGATACTGAAAAATTAATCGCGTTATGGAATCGCTGCTTGCCGATAGACGGAATTACACTGGATATATTCGAACGGAAAATTCTGCTTGACCCCAACTTCGATATTGACGGATTGCAAGTCGCAAAAACCGAGTCAGGTCAATTAGTAGGATTTATGTATGGTGTAGTGTTCCGCGTTCCGCTCGAAGGAGCGGGAATGCTCGAAGACCTGGGATGGATTACCGCAGCTGGCGTTGACCCAGATTTCCGGCATCGGGGAATCGGCTTGAAATTATGGACTGCAGTTGAATCGTTTTTTAAAGCGCGGAACCGAAAAATTATTGCGATTGCTACCTATGCACCGAATTATTTCGTTCCGGGCATAGACATTCATGCGTATCCGGAAGCGGTGCAATTTTTCGAAAAAGTCGGATTTAAAATCACTGCACGACCGTTATCGATGGACGCGCATATCTGGCAGTTTACTATTCCAGAAAAAATTCTTGAAACGGAAAAGCGGTTACTCCAGGAAGGAATACGGATTCAGAAATATGAACGGAAATACCTTATCCCGTATCTTGAATTTATGCGAAAAGATATGCCCGGAAATTGGATTCGGATTGCGCGAGAAAATTTGACGCTATTAACCTACGGTCGATTTAAAGAAGAACAGATATTCCTCGCGATTAAAGGAGACGATGAAATTATCGGGTATTGTCAATATGAAGAAGAGCATTTCGGCCCGTTTGGGGTCAGTGATCGATACCAAGGGAAAGGAATCGGACAGGTGCTTTTAGCGCGAACGATTGAACAGATGCGCAATCGTGGTCACCATAACGCTTGGCTCCTATGGACTGACGATAAAGCATCGGTAGTCTATTCTAAAGTCGGATTTAAAGAATCCAGACGGTATGTGGTAATGAAAAAAGAATTATAA
- a CDS encoding prepilin-type N-terminal cleavage/methylation domain-containing protein, whose translation MNSIQKQPLYAGFTLVEVLVAALILVIGIVAVYSAVLWGKYYTKKNEYVVTAAHIGRDKMEVIKAFGIYNANDTTAYTVYNPATGTYAVDTVIHPRHPSSADTSFEIETIRSDDTTTGITTFTCHVYLYGRPTTDPKFRNPICSYQTQMSIGGI comes from the coding sequence ATGAATTCAATTCAAAAACAACCATTATACGCTGGGTTTACTTTAGTTGAAGTATTAGTTGCAGCACTTATCTTGGTAATAGGTATTGTTGCGGTATATAGTGCGGTTCTCTGGGGAAAATATTATACGAAAAAGAATGAATATGTAGTTACTGCTGCCCATATCGGGAGAGATAAAATGGAGGTAATCAAAGCGTTCGGGATTTATAATGCTAATGATACTACCGCCTATACGGTATATAATCCTGCAACAGGAACCTATGCTGTGGATACGGTAATTCATCCACGACATCCTTCCAGCGCTGATACATCATTTGAAATCGAAACGATTCGCTCCGACGATACGACAACCGGGATTACCACCTTTACCTGCCATGTTTACTTATACGGACGCCCGACAACCGACCCGAAATTTAGAAATCCGATTTGTTCGTATCAGACGCAAATGAGTATAGGAGGAATATAA